One window of Eublepharis macularius isolate TG4126 chromosome 17, MPM_Emac_v1.0, whole genome shotgun sequence genomic DNA carries:
- the FZD9 gene encoding frizzled-9: protein MGAPPRLAPAELLRAAAALLCQLVVAGSTLEMLAGSAYDAERGRGGGRCQPIEIPMCQGIGYNLTRMPNLLGHEHQGEAALKLHEFAPLVAYGCHGHLRFFLCSLYAPMCTDQVSSSIPACRPMCEQARQRCAPIMEHFHFGWPDSLDCSRLPTKNDPHALCMEAPENATTAEPHRGQGMLPVAPRARPAAGEGRPGPGAVGTCKNAGKFQYVEKSLSCAPRCSPGVDVYWSREDKDFAFIWMAVWATLCFVSTAFTVLTFLLDPHRFQYPERPIIFLSMCYNVYSVAFIIRSVAGAENIACDRENGELYIIQEGLESTGCTIVFLILYYFGMASSLWWVILTLTWFLAAGKKWGHEAIEAHSSYFHMAAWGIPAMKTIVILTMRKVAGDELTGLCYVGSMDVSALTGFVLIPLSCYLVIGTSFILTGFVALFHIRKIMKTGGTNTEKLEKLMVKIGVFSILYTVPATCVIVCYFYERLNMDYWNLRALEHECVAFPGRRGVDCSLDSSVPTVAVFMLKIFMSLVVGITSGVWVWSSKTLQTWQSLCNRKLGVRTRGKPCSGVTCPGAHCHYKAPTLMLHMTKTDPYLENPTHV, encoded by the coding sequence ATGGGCGCGCCTCCTCGGCTGGCCCCGGCGGAGCTGctgcgggcggcggcggcgctgctgTGCCAGTTGGTGGTGGCCGGCTCCACGCTGGAGATGCTGGCGGGCAGCGCGTACGACGCGGAGCGCGGGCGGGGCGGCGGGCGCTGCCAGCCCATCGAGATCCCCATGTGCCAGGGCATCGGCTACAACCTGACCCGCATGCCCAACCTGCTGGGCCACGAGCACCAGGGCGAGGCGGCGCTCAAGCTGCACGAGTTCGCGCCGCTGGTGGCCTACGGCTGCCACGGCCACCTGCGCTTCTTCCTCTGCTCGCTCTACGCGCCCATGTGCACCGACCAGGTGTCCAGCAGCATCCCCGCCTGCCGGCCCATGTGCGAGCAGGCGCGCCAGCGCTGCGCCCCCATCATGGAGCACTTCCACTTTGGCTGGCCCGACTCCCTGGACTGCTCCCGCTTGCCCACCAAGAACGACCCCCATGCGCTCTGCATGGAGGCGCCGGAGAACGCCACCACGGCGGAGCCTCACCGTGGCCAGGGCATGCTGCCCGTGGCGCCTCGGGCCCGGCCTGCTGCTGGCGAAGGCCGCCCCGGTCCTGGAGCTGTGGGCACTTGTAAGAATGCTGGCAAGTTCCAGTATGTGGAGAAGAGCCTTTCCTGTGCCCCCCGCTGCTCCCCCGGCGTGGACGTGTACTGGTCCCGGGAGGATAAAGACTTTGCCTTCATCTGGATGGCCGTGTGGGCCACCCTCTGCTTTGTCTCCACTGCCTTCACCGTGCTCACTTTCCTTCTGGACCCGCACCGCTTCCAGTACCCCGAGCGGCCCATCATCTTCCTCTCCATGTGCTACAACGTGTACTCCGTGGCCTTCATCATCCGCTCAGTGGCCGGTGCGGAGAACATTGCCTGCGACCGGGAGAATGGCGAACTGTACATCATCCAGGAAGGGCTGGAGAGCACCGGCTGCACCATCGTCTTCCTCATCCTCTACTACTTCGGCATGGCTAGTTCCCTCTGGTGGGTCATCTTGACCTTGACGTGGTTCTTGGCGGCTGGGAAGAAGTGGGGCCACGAAGCCATCGAAGCCCACAGCAGCTACTTCCACATGGCCGCCTGGGGCATCCCTGCCATGAAAACCATCGTCATCCTCACCATGAGGAAGGTGGCAGGAGATGAGCTGACGGGGCTTTGCTACGTGGGGAGCATGGACGTCAGCGCCCTGACGGGCTTCGTTCTCATCCCGCTCTCTTGCTACCTGGTCATCGGCACATCCTTCATCTTGACAGGCTTCGTGGCCCTCTTCCACATCCGTAAGATCATGAAGACTGGGGGCACAAATACGGAGAAACTGGAAAAACTCATGGTGAAGATTGGGGTCTTCTCCATTCTGTACACCGTACCGGCCACCTGTGTGATTGTCTGTTATTTCTACGAGCGGCTGAACATGGATTACTGGAACCTTCGGGCCCTGGAGCATGAATGTGTCGCCTTTCCTGGCCGGCGTGGCGTGGACTGCTCCTTGGATTCCTCAGTGCCGACTGTGGCCGTCTTTATGCTCAAGATTTTCATGTCCTTGGTGGTTGGCATCACCAGTGGGGTTTGGGTGTGGAGTTCCAAAACTCTTCAGACCTGGCAGAGCTTGTGCAATAGGAAACTAGGGGTGAGGACTAGGGGGAAGCCATGCAGCGGGGTGACCTGCCCTGGGGCACACTGCCACTACAAGGCTCCAACACTCATGCTGCACATGACCAAGACAGACCCTTACCTGGAAAACCCAACGCATGTCTAA